A window of Bacillus toyonensis BCT-7112 genomic DNA:
TTTATGCAACCAACTAATATTTACGGAAATGATATGTTAGCTAAGACGTTAAAGTTAGCTCTTCATAAACAAGTTATTCATGCAGATGATTTTCTTCTTGAAGATCATGAGCTTATAGTAAAATTGCAGCTATGTAACGATTCAGAAGTATATGCTTTATTAAGAAAAGTCCATCCAAATGTAAAAGTAAGAGAAGATAGAAGTGAGTATGATTTACATCAGAAAAATAAAGTCCGTCTTATTGATCCGCTATTACTTCGTGAAGGGAAAATCGTTCAGTCATCTGTCGTATCAGAAAAAATAAGAGAGATGAGCGATATCGCTTATGAAAAATCGGTGAGAGGGATGTATGTGAAAGTGATTTCTAATTAAAAAGAAGTAGAGCATCACTTTTGGATGCTCTACTTCTTTCCTGTTAATTATCAAACCAATTCCACATCTCAATATCTCCAAGAGTCGCATAACGTACGTGCGGGGAGTTTTGTAATTTTAATAATTCTTTCGACGGGCCGGTAATGACAATGCCATATACTTTTACGCCGTTATATTTTACATATTTATAACGTTTATCTAAGTTTAGTTCGCTTTCAGGAAGCATAGCAACTTTACTTACAGTTTTTTTATGTGTCGAAAGAATACGCATCATTTCAATTACTTTACCCTCTTGCGTTTTCTGATTTTCTGTTTCATCATCAAGGAATCTTATGTGTTCTGGAAATCCAATAAAGTCGCTCCCAGATAGGATGAAATTTTCTTCATTTATTCTTTCTTGTCCTGTGTCTAAAGCGTACCATAAAGGAGTTGGCGGCATTTCTTGTGCACCAAATACGCTATATAGAAGCGGTTCTAATTCTTTTAAAGTGTAAAGTTTGTCAAAAGAAATTGCTACTTCTGCAACGGTTCCTTCATGTACTTTTGTAAGTGTATCCCACACTTTTTTTGAAGATTCTTTTAAATAATCACCCGGTTCTGTTTTTGGGTGAACGAAGAAGAGTTTTGGCTGATAGAATGTATTCATCCAAGATTTATTTAAGACATTTACAGATGATAAGAAGCTACTTGTTTCTAATGTACCCAGTGAAATTTCTTTTTTGCCGACTGTTTTCACTAAATTAAAGTGGCTATTTGTACGAAAGAAAGCTTCTACACTTGTTCCACCGCCCGTAACATGACTATTGGGAAGAGTTGCTTCAATTGCAAGAGAAGGAACACTTCTTATTTCTTCTAGTCTTTTATCATTATTAGTTTGAAAATAAAAGGCTGATAATATCCCACCAATCACATATATGACGATACAAATAGATAGGATGAAACCAAACATTTGTAATCGATTTTTCCATTTAATTCTCCAAAAAGGAATTTTCATATCCTTTGGCGGTAACTTTTTCTTAAGTGGCTCTGTTTTTACTAACAGCTCATCTAAGTAAGCTTCACACTCTTCACATGTCTCAATATGACTTTCTAACTGCTCTTGTTCATCATGCGTGAGCGTTCCGTTTTCGTACTTTTCCCATAGTTTTTTAAACTCTGCACAACCCATCTGTATCACTCCTTTATGCTTTTTGCTTCTTTTCGTCCGCGGTGTAATTCAATTTTTACTTTCGCTAATGAGAGACCAGTCATTTCTGCTATTTCCTTATAGGAGAATCCGTAGTAATCTCGTAGTAACAGGACATTTCGTCTTTCGAGCGGAAGAGAAGATAAACCTTCTAACCAACTAGCAATCTCATGTTTTACGAAATAAGAGTGCTCTGTACTTGGCACGTGTGGTAAATGGAATTCTTCAATTTTCGTTGTTTTATATTTTTTCTCTTTTCGGTACCAATCGATAAAGGCGTTGTAGGCAATTGTAAATAACCAAGGTCTAATTTCTTCTCCTTTATAATAGTCAATATGGACGAGCATTCGGTAAAATGTTTCTTGCATAAGATCTTCCGCGTAGTGGGAATCTCCGGTTAGGGAGAGAAGATAGCGAAATAAATCATGCATATGATCTGAATAAATGTCTTCTAATGATTGTTTGCGTTTCACTAATTTCCCTCCCTTCATACATAACAACGAAATACATATAAAAAAGTTACATTTGTTTTTAAAATTATAGTAAAAAACGTCAAGAATTGGATAGGATTCTCTTTTATCATAATACATATAAGGCGGGTGAACAGAGATGGAAAGCTATGAAACACAAATTCAAAGGTCCATTGATTATATTGAGGAGGATGTAATGGAAAAACAGACGCTGCGTAATTTAGCTCGCATTGCAGGTTTTTCTGAGTCGCATTTTCATCGTGTATTTCAGGCGTTAGTAGGTGATACAGTAATGGAGTATGTTCGAAAGAGGAGGTTAGCCCGGGCAGCTTATCAACTTTCTCATACGGATGAAAAAGTTATTGATATCGCGTTTGAGCATGGCTTTCAATCTCATGAAACGTTCACGAGAGCCTTTAAAAAATTATTTCAAATGACACCGAGTGAATATCGAAAACAAGAAATTGAAACACCGATGTATTACAGTGTGAATGTAAAACAAAGAAAATTAAATCCGTATTTAGGGGGCATACAAATGGAATATCGTATTGTAAATAAACCAGAATTTTTAATGGCAGGTTATGAACTGAAGACGACAAGTAAAGAAGGGAAAAACCACCAAGACATTCCAGCATTTTGGCAAGAATATTTACAAAAAGATCTTGGAACAACGATTCCGAATCGTAAAGATACGAGCCAATGGGTAGAACTTGGATTATGTACAGATTTTAATTTAGAAACAGGGGACTTCACTTATATTATCGGAATGGAAGTTACAGACTTTGAAAATGTACCAAATGAGGTTGCAAAGCGTACTTTCCCGGCAGCAACATATGCCGTATTTACAACACCGAAAGTTCCTCATGCAGAAATGGTGTCGTCCATTCATCAAACGTGGAATGCAGTATTTTCAGAATGGTTCCCGCATTCAGGATATGAACATTGCGGCGTTACAGAGTTTGAACTATATGATGAGCGTTGCCACGAAGATAAGAGTGAGTTCGCTCAAGTAGAGCTTTGGATACCGGTGAAGAAAAAATAATAATAGGGTAAAAGCGAATCATTGGGAGATGGTTCGCTTTTTAATAAAGGGGAAATGGGAAGATGTTCAAAAAACTAGAATGTGTATCTATACATACGAAGGATATAGAGAAGTCGGTTTCTTTTTATAAAGAAATGGGAATGAAGCAAAACTGGATTATAGAAAGAGAACTAGAAGAAGGGGTTATTTGGACGTTAATAGGATTGAAGTTTCTAGATGAAAAAAGTTCGGAGTTAGTAATAAGTAATCATCCGGATATTAATTTTATGGAAGTCGAAGTATTAGTAGAAGATGTACAACAAACGTATGAAAGTTTAAAAGATAATAAAGATGTAAAATGGATTCGTGAACCATTTCCAACAGAATCAGGACATGTTGCGGTAATGGAAGCGCCTGATGAGAATGTGTTTGTGTTAGTAGGGAAATAGGAGAGAAGACATAGTAAAAATTAACATGGACTTCGTCAAAAGTTTGAATATTTAAAAGAAGAGTTAGAAATACCATACCCATCGGAAGATATAGAAAGAATTGAAGAGGAATATAAGACAGATTCTTTTGTGGAGGATTTTTACAGTTATACGTCATTAATAGATGGGAATTTGAGTTATGTTCTTTTTTCTAAAAAAATTCTGGAATTACAAAGAGAGTTGTTGTATAAAAGCTTTTTACAAGCGTATCCAGAATATTTATTT
This region includes:
- a CDS encoding RNA polymerase sigma factor, whose product is MKGGKLVKRKQSLEDIYSDHMHDLFRYLLSLTGDSHYAEDLMQETFYRMLVHIDYYKGEEIRPWLFTIAYNAFIDWYRKEKKYKTTKIEEFHLPHVPSTEHSYFVKHEIASWLEGLSSLPLERRNVLLLRDYYGFSYKEIAEMTGLSLAKVKIELHRGRKEAKSIKE
- a CDS encoding anti-sigma factor, which gives rise to MGCAEFKKLWEKYENGTLTHDEQEQLESHIETCEECEAYLDELLVKTEPLKKKLPPKDMKIPFWRIKWKNRLQMFGFILSICIVIYVIGGILSAFYFQTNNDKRLEEIRSVPSLAIEATLPNSHVTGGGTSVEAFFRTNSHFNLVKTVGKKEISLGTLETSSFLSSVNVLNKSWMNTFYQPKLFFVHPKTEPGDYLKESSKKVWDTLTKVHEGTVAEVAISFDKLYTLKELEPLLYSVFGAQEMPPTPLWYALDTGQERINEENFILSGSDFIGFPEHIRFLDDETENQKTQEGKVIEMMRILSTHKKTVSKVAMLPESELNLDKRYKYVKYNGVKVYGIVITGPSKELLKLQNSPHVRYATLGDIEMWNWFDN
- a CDS encoding YxiJ-like family protein gives rise to the protein MEEEYKTDSFVEDFYSYTSLIDGNLSYVLFSKKILELQRELLYKSFLQAYPEYLFIGIWNNMWN
- a CDS encoding AraC family transcriptional regulator is translated as MESYETQIQRSIDYIEEDVMEKQTLRNLARIAGFSESHFHRVFQALVGDTVMEYVRKRRLARAAYQLSHTDEKVIDIAFEHGFQSHETFTRAFKKLFQMTPSEYRKQEIETPMYYSVNVKQRKLNPYLGGIQMEYRIVNKPEFLMAGYELKTTSKEGKNHQDIPAFWQEYLQKDLGTTIPNRKDTSQWVELGLCTDFNLETGDFTYIIGMEVTDFENVPNEVAKRTFPAATYAVFTTPKVPHAEMVSSIHQTWNAVFSEWFPHSGYEHCGVTEFELYDERCHEDKSEFAQVELWIPVKKK
- a CDS encoding VOC family protein, giving the protein MFKKLECVSIHTKDIEKSVSFYKEMGMKQNWIIERELEEGVIWTLIGLKFLDEKSSELVISNHPDINFMEVEVLVEDVQQTYESLKDNKDVKWIREPFPTESGHVAVMEAPDENVFVLVGK